The Acetomicrobium flavidum genome window below encodes:
- the mgtE gene encoding magnesium transporter, whose amino-acid sequence MEQRNIDFFRGTVEDMLEARNYEALRDYLSELHPYEIASLLEEFEEPEQITILSLTPPETAAEALEHLDYDDQYRLLDHSDKAVAKAIFAAMGRDAIADLLMAIHPNKAQQIMAMVPEEDLESIKYLMTYPEDSAGGIMSLDYIQAREYWTIEQVIRHFRKVGQKQSIANYIYIVDAIGKLVGVLSLKELLLNDPKSLVSDVMHKNIITVLATADQEEAARVMSQYDLMILPVVNGQGRLVGVITADDIMDVIEEEDTEDIHRLGGSQPLELPYLESSLMTLFSKRIGWLVFLFVVQAVTSNILKYYENVLSSVVTLAFFIPLLADVGGNSGTQASSLIIRALALGEVTVKDIAVILFKELRVSGLIGIVMGFIGYFFAWAISGSATIGMIVACTLIVVLIMSSTIGAILPILGRMCRVDPAVFSAPFITTVVDITALTVYFNIAIRLLNID is encoded by the coding sequence ATGGAACAGAGAAACATCGATTTCTTCAGGGGAACCGTCGAGGATATGTTAGAGGCACGTAACTATGAAGCCTTGCGGGATTACCTTAGCGAGCTTCATCCTTACGAGATCGCATCGCTTTTGGAGGAATTCGAGGAACCGGAACAAATCACGATACTTTCCTTGACCCCTCCGGAAACCGCAGCTGAGGCCTTGGAGCACTTGGACTACGACGACCAGTACCGACTGCTTGATCACTCCGACAAAGCCGTGGCCAAGGCGATATTTGCGGCCATGGGGCGGGACGCCATAGCCGATCTGCTCATGGCCATCCATCCAAACAAGGCACAACAAATAATGGCCATGGTGCCGGAGGAAGACCTGGAAAGCATCAAGTACCTCATGACCTATCCGGAGGATTCCGCCGGCGGGATAATGTCCCTGGACTACATCCAGGCCAGAGAGTACTGGACCATAGAGCAGGTCATAAGGCATTTCAGAAAGGTCGGCCAGAAACAGAGCATCGCAAACTACATCTACATCGTCGATGCGATAGGCAAGCTGGTCGGCGTGTTATCCCTCAAGGAACTGCTTTTAAACGATCCCAAAAGCCTGGTATCCGACGTCATGCACAAAAACATCATAACGGTGCTGGCGACGGCAGACCAGGAAGAGGCAGCCAGGGTAATGAGCCAGTACGACCTCATGATCCTGCCCGTGGTAAACGGCCAGGGCAGGTTGGTCGGTGTCATTACGGCCGACGACATCATGGACGTCATAGAAGAAGAGGACACCGAAGACATCCACAGGCTCGGAGGCAGCCAGCCTCTGGAGTTGCCCTATCTGGAATCAAGCCTGATGACGCTTTTCAGCAAGCGAATAGGCTGGCTTGTGTTTCTTTTTGTCGTCCAGGCGGTCACCAGCAATATCTTAAAGTACTATGAAAATGTTTTAAGCAGCGTGGTAACGCTGGCCTTTTTCATCCCACTGCTTGCCGATGTGGGGGGAAACTCCGGCACGCAGGCGTCGTCGTTAATTATCAGGGCCTTAGCCCTGGGAGAGGTCACGGTTAAGGACATCGCGGTCATACTCTTCAAGGAGTTAAGGGTAAGCGGTTTGATAGGCATCGTGATGGGGTTCATAGGGTACTTCTTCGCCTGGGCCATAAGCGGCTCGGCGACGATCGGCATGATAGTTGCCTGCACCTTAATAGTAGTCTTGATCATGAGCTCTACGATAGGGGCCATCCTTCCTATCCTGGGAAGGATGTGCCGCGTGGATCCGGCAGTGTTTTCCGCGCCATTTATCACAACAGTTGTCGATATCACCGCACTTACAGTGTACTTCAATATCGCAATAAGGCTATTGAACATAGATTAA
- a CDS encoding dicarboxylate/amino acid:cation symporter, producing MFKKLGLLPRLIIAIICGILIGKFLPQWCVGLLATFNGIFGNFLGFAIPLIILGFVAPGIADLGKGAGKLLGITVALAYGSTLLAGFFAYFVGTNIMPKFINFVANVAASNPEEHLLPPYFTIEMPPIMGVMTAILLAFILGIGMPAIEEKTLHNATVEFQKIVTMLVSYVIIPLLPIHVAGIFANMTFAGEVGRIMSVFGKVLLLVIACHITLLLVYFAVACAYGKKNFFQCLKNQIPGYVTALGTQSSAATIPVNVQCAERNGISKAVRDFVIPLCATIHLAGSTITITMCSIAVMMLHGMQFNFASMVGFIAMLGITMVAAPGVPGGAIMSALGVLQTMLGFSEAQLGLMIALHIAQDSFGTACNVSGDNAIAIVVDKIAARMERETATQKGKRTSREPQFAGK from the coding sequence ATGTTTAAGAAATTGGGCTTGTTGCCAAGGCTAATCATTGCGATCATCTGCGGTATTTTAATCGGAAAGTTTTTACCCCAGTGGTGCGTCGGACTTCTTGCTACCTTTAACGGCATCTTCGGCAATTTCCTGGGCTTTGCCATCCCGCTCATAATCCTTGGTTTCGTTGCTCCGGGCATAGCGGATCTGGGGAAGGGCGCCGGAAAGCTGCTTGGGATAACTGTTGCGCTTGCCTACGGCTCGACTTTGCTAGCGGGCTTTTTTGCCTACTTCGTCGGAACCAACATCATGCCCAAATTTATAAACTTCGTGGCCAATGTGGCTGCATCCAACCCTGAGGAGCATTTGCTGCCTCCATACTTTACGATCGAAATGCCCCCGATCATGGGCGTGATGACCGCGATACTGCTTGCCTTCATACTTGGCATAGGAATGCCGGCAATCGAGGAAAAGACCTTACACAACGCCACGGTCGAGTTTCAAAAGATCGTCACAATGCTAGTCAGTTACGTCATAATACCGTTGCTGCCCATCCACGTGGCGGGCATATTTGCCAATATGACCTTTGCGGGAGAAGTGGGCAGAATTATGTCAGTATTTGGCAAGGTTTTGCTGCTTGTAATAGCCTGCCATATTACGCTGCTTTTGGTGTACTTCGCCGTGGCCTGCGCTTACGGCAAAAAGAACTTCTTCCAGTGCCTTAAAAACCAGATACCGGGTTACGTCACGGCCCTTGGTACTCAGTCCTCGGCTGCGACTATACCGGTGAATGTCCAGTGCGCGGAAAGAAACGGCATTTCCAAGGCGGTGAGGGACTTCGTGATACCGCTGTGCGCTACGATTCACCTGGCAGGCTCAACCATTACCATTACCATGTGCTCCATAGCCGTCATGATGCTTCATGGCATGCAATTTAACTTTGCCTCCATGGTCGGCTTCATAGCGATGCTTGGCATTACCATGGTTGCCGCACCCGGCGTTCCCGGAGGCGCTATCATGTCTGCCCTTGGAGTGCTTCAGACCATGCTTGGCTTTAGCGAAGCCCAGCTTGGCCTCATGATAGCCCTTCACATCGCCCAAGACAGCTTCGGTACGGCCTGCAACGTCTCGGGGGACAACGCAATAGCCATCGTTGTCGACAAGATAGCCGCAAGGATGGAAAGGGAAACCGCTACTCAAAAGGGCAAACGAACGTCCAGGGAACCTCAGTTTGCTGGGAAATAG
- the lipB gene encoding lipoyl(octanoyl) transferase LipB, giving the protein MVKDAIGKKLYEIASDGDALIENAPTPSFGRCGRLSRRCFVVEFKEPLGYGDGLTFQERAFEKVSAGEADGILLLLEHKPVFTVGRSGGRENLLVDERVLEAYGIELYETNRGGNITYHGPGQIVAYPIFNLSKWKKDLPWYVSCLEEVVIQVLKDYNIKAGRKPKYRGVWVADKKIAAIGIAADRWITMHGFAFNVRVDKSHFELINPCGIKEFSVASLDDYVEDVDFREVVKKVKEKFSLVFETNFKKELSEGMS; this is encoded by the coding sequence TTGGTCAAGGACGCTATCGGCAAGAAGTTGTACGAAATTGCTTCTGACGGTGATGCGCTGATCGAAAATGCCCCCACACCTTCCTTTGGGAGGTGTGGCCGGTTGAGCAGAAGATGTTTTGTCGTGGAATTTAAAGAGCCCCTGGGTTACGGCGACGGCCTTACATTTCAGGAAAGGGCTTTTGAAAAAGTTTCAGCGGGTGAGGCCGACGGCATACTTCTTCTTTTGGAGCACAAGCCCGTTTTTACCGTGGGAAGATCGGGGGGAAGGGAAAACCTGCTCGTGGATGAAAGGGTCCTTGAAGCTTACGGGATAGAGCTATACGAGACGAACAGGGGAGGAAACATAACCTATCACGGTCCTGGGCAGATAGTCGCCTACCCCATATTTAATTTGAGCAAATGGAAGAAGGACCTTCCATGGTACGTCTCATGCCTTGAAGAAGTGGTTATACAAGTGCTGAAAGATTACAATATAAAGGCCGGCAGGAAGCCCAAATACAGGGGCGTCTGGGTCGCAGACAAAAAAATCGCAGCCATAGGTATCGCCGCCGACAGGTGGATCACCATGCACGGCTTTGCCTTTAATGTAAGGGTTGACAAGTCACATTTCGAGCTCATCAACCCCTGCGGTATAAAGGAGTTTTCCGTGGCCTCGCTCGACGACTACGTCGAGGACGTAGATTTTCGGGAGGTCGTAAAAAAAGTAAAAGAAAAATTCTCTTTAGTTTTTGAAACTAACTTCAAAAAGGAATTATCAGAAGGGATGTCGTAA
- a CDS encoding HisA/HisF-related TIM barrel protein — MQVIPVMDLLDGLIVRAYRGERDKYRPMESPLVNSPHPVKVAKALLHVTGGSDLYVADLNAIQDMEDNLEVLQKVRKETMATLWIDAGTGCLDEVLYLMSEIPSCKVVVGSETLESSEELEKIARKCPMDRVVFSLDIKEGKILTREGSPFWGVSLEEGIDLLKEVEWEKVIILTLDGVGTGSGLPLQMYERAIQRAPEISFYGGGGFSSKNELFALKKLNMAGLLVATALHEGRITKKDIEELAS, encoded by the coding sequence TTGCAAGTTATCCCGGTAATGGATCTTTTGGATGGTTTAATCGTGCGAGCATATAGAGGAGAGAGGGATAAATATCGCCCTATGGAAAGCCCTTTGGTAAATTCGCCCCATCCTGTGAAAGTGGCAAAGGCGTTGCTTCACGTAACAGGAGGAAGTGACCTTTACGTCGCCGATCTCAACGCCATTCAAGACATGGAAGATAATCTCGAGGTTTTGCAAAAAGTACGGAAAGAGACAATGGCAACCCTTTGGATAGATGCGGGAACAGGATGCTTGGATGAAGTGCTTTACCTGATGTCCGAGATTCCATCCTGCAAGGTTGTCGTTGGCTCTGAGACCCTTGAAAGCAGCGAAGAACTTGAAAAGATAGCAAGAAAATGCCCGATGGATCGCGTTGTATTCAGCTTGGATATCAAAGAAGGTAAAATCCTGACTCGTGAGGGATCGCCCTTTTGGGGCGTTTCCTTGGAAGAAGGGATAGACCTGTTAAAAGAAGTAGAATGGGAAAAGGTCATAATTCTTACTTTAGACGGCGTGGGAACGGGCAGTGGATTGCCCCTGCAGATGTATGAGAGGGCAATTCAAAGGGCGCCTGAAATAAGTTTTTACGGCGGCGGAGGATTTAGCTCCAAGAATGAGCTTTTTGCCCTAAAAAAGCTAAACATGGCAGGCCTGCTGGTCGCCACGGCCCTTCACGAAGGGCGAATCACCAAAAAAGACATAGAGGAGCTGGCGTCGTGA
- a CDS encoding (5-formylfuran-3-yl)methyl phosphate synthase has protein sequence MSSYPKRAAFLASVVSKEEAAEALKVQVDVIDVKNPAEGALGAALPETITEIRGVVPKAIPVSAAIGDMPYLPGTAALAAVGAACAGADMVKIGLYGAKTSDEALNLLCSVANALKMYFPTSLLVAGAYADAQIFGGINFLDVPALAAKAGAAGCLLDTFDKSFGHNLLEIASMEAIGDFVSACREWGLFSALAGSLKLEDVPLLLPLRPDYLGFRGALCEGGRSGKLSSRKVLEISSLIAGESSACCHS, from the coding sequence GTGAGTTCATATCCAAAAAGGGCGGCCTTTCTGGCAAGCGTTGTATCTAAGGAAGAGGCCGCCGAAGCCTTGAAGGTCCAAGTTGACGTGATAGACGTGAAAAACCCCGCCGAAGGAGCTCTTGGGGCAGCCTTGCCGGAGACAATAACCGAGATAAGAGGCGTCGTCCCCAAGGCCATTCCCGTGAGCGCCGCCATTGGAGACATGCCATATCTTCCGGGCACGGCAGCGCTTGCGGCCGTAGGAGCAGCCTGTGCAGGAGCCGATATGGTTAAAATAGGCCTTTACGGTGCAAAAACATCCGATGAGGCCTTGAATCTGCTTTGCTCGGTCGCAAATGCGTTAAAAATGTATTTCCCGACCTCTTTGCTGGTCGCAGGAGCTTACGCGGATGCTCAAATCTTTGGCGGCATTAATTTCCTTGATGTCCCGGCTTTGGCCGCGAAGGCCGGTGCTGCAGGTTGTCTTCTTGATACTTTTGATAAATCCTTCGGCCACAACTTGCTTGAGATTGCCTCCATGGAGGCAATAGGGGATTTTGTCTCGGCCTGCAGGGAATGGGGCCTTTTTTCTGCCTTGGCTGGTTCTTTAAAACTCGAAGATGTACCTTTATTATTGCCCCTTAGGCCTGATTACCTGGGCTTTCGAGGTGCACTTTGCGAGGGAGGTCGGTCGGGCAAACTTTCGTCAAGAAAGGTCCTTGAAATTTCATCGCTCATTGCAGGCGAAAGCAGCGCCTGTTGCCACAGCTGA
- a CDS encoding amino acid kinase family protein, producing MSAEVVVKFGGSLERLPRFLEICRNLSESLRGHKCIVVPGGGKFADEVRLCDRQWKLAAFTSHWMAVLAMDQFGYVLAEKVPHSVTAYNKEDISQAWLSGKIPIFLPSNWLKEQRGIPESWETTSDSLACFIAAAFDASRLVLLKDNIPPHDVKDLTGTSWVDPMFFRFLSRYNGEVWLCDGNKKLSLNDTVSCGNRRCFRLQ from the coding sequence ATGTCCGCCGAAGTCGTAGTAAAATTTGGCGGAAGCCTTGAAAGGCTACCACGATTTCTTGAGATATGCAGAAATTTAAGCGAGTCGCTGCGAGGCCATAAATGCATAGTGGTACCGGGAGGCGGTAAATTTGCCGATGAGGTACGCCTATGCGACAGACAATGGAAGCTAGCGGCTTTCACGTCTCACTGGATGGCCGTGCTGGCGATGGATCAATTTGGTTACGTTCTTGCTGAAAAGGTACCGCATTCCGTAACGGCCTACAACAAAGAAGATATATCACAGGCCTGGCTTTCGGGAAAGATCCCTATATTTTTGCCATCTAACTGGCTTAAGGAGCAAAGAGGAATACCCGAAAGCTGGGAAACAACCTCTGACAGCTTGGCCTGCTTTATCGCCGCAGCCTTCGACGCCTCAAGACTTGTCCTGCTTAAAGACAACATTCCTCCCCATGACGTGAAGGACCTTACGGGCACAAGTTGGGTCGATCCAATGTTCTTCCGTTTCCTTTCCCGCTACAATGGGGAGGTCTGGCTGTGCGACGGAAATAAGAAGCTTTCGCTAAACGACACCGTCAGCTGTGGCAACAGGCGCTGCTTTCGCCTGCAATGA
- a CDS encoding hydantoinase/oxoprolinase family protein: MLKTYDVIVGWDIGGVQSKCACISGDFALLSSKDMTFEIWRDPDKLSTVLEYLASDISLSNTAMAITMTAELSDCFATKAEGVRFVLDAFINTFPGIQLMCLGTDERWVPAEKAMGDPINLAATNWIAAAREIARSIGDGIWIDVGSTTTDIIPIKENALYVRGRNDTDRLRFGELVYTGLIRSNPNALASLLPFRGDWYRTSNEYFAVMGDCYLLLGEIDPKDYSCTPPDSGSVNAEGAARRLARLICADASLIKPEDLLPLAGYLRERQIGLIVDALYQVCSQPHVKGPAAVTGAGQSLGIQAALRANLSILNTEAIIPDVVKKHFPAYAAAKDLAIYLSCPPKS; this comes from the coding sequence ATGCTAAAAACATACGACGTGATCGTAGGCTGGGACATTGGCGGGGTACAAAGTAAGTGCGCCTGCATCTCAGGCGACTTTGCCCTTTTAAGCTCTAAGGATATGACCTTTGAGATATGGAGGGACCCTGACAAGCTGTCGACGGTGCTTGAGTATCTTGCCTCAGACATCTCCCTCTCCAACACAGCCATGGCTATCACCATGACGGCTGAACTTTCCGATTGTTTTGCCACCAAAGCTGAAGGTGTGCGCTTCGTGCTGGATGCCTTCATCAATACATTTCCTGGCATCCAGCTTATGTGCCTTGGCACAGACGAAAGGTGGGTGCCAGCAGAAAAAGCCATGGGCGATCCGATCAACCTTGCGGCGACCAATTGGATTGCGGCTGCGCGAGAGATAGCAAGGTCCATCGGCGACGGAATATGGATAGATGTTGGAAGCACCACAACGGACATAATACCCATCAAAGAAAATGCCCTGTACGTTAGAGGAAGAAACGACACAGACAGACTGCGCTTCGGCGAGCTGGTCTATACGGGCTTAATCCGCTCAAATCCCAACGCCCTAGCCTCACTGCTTCCCTTTAGGGGAGACTGGTATCGCACTTCCAACGAATATTTTGCCGTCATGGGAGACTGCTACCTTCTTTTAGGCGAAATCGACCCGAAAGACTACAGCTGTACCCCGCCTGACAGCGGATCCGTTAACGCCGAGGGCGCTGCCCGTCGCCTGGCCCGACTTATATGTGCGGACGCTTCTCTTATAAAGCCAGAAGATCTGTTGCCATTGGCCGGATATTTGAGGGAACGTCAAATCGGGCTAATAGTTGACGCGCTGTATCAAGTTTGCTCGCAGCCCCACGTAAAGGGGCCTGCCGCAGTCACGGGAGCAGGCCAATCCTTAGGAATTCAGGCAGCCCTCCGGGCAAATCTGTCAATCTTAAATACTGAGGCGATCATCCCTGATGTGGTTAAGAAACATTTTCCCGCCTATGCTGCTGCCAAGGATTTGGCCATTTACCTCTCATGTCCGCCGAAGTCGTAG
- a CDS encoding ATP-grasp domain-containing protein: protein MARTMLSCFSRLNYIKPLLILNERFSFALDPTERQNQYIVHNGEGESVLFELCGNKLVVLIAPETQGISARLALKVTQAGGIILGSAPGAVEAASDKARLLELLADKGVPCSPFAVAYDQTTIKEAALSWGFPLVVKPSCGTGGEGSNLLNNKIELDEFLTSNKADPRGLIIQPFIKGFPASLSLLISRSGKAHLISVNEQKIALTESDDGKSASFRYIGGKTGLSEEDYAAYGGTSLEYLQGLSQTVVDAIQGLMGYVGIDLIMTTKGSQVLEVNPRITTPLAFLGKFATWNIAEALMEACLLDKLPSDSAVPKIDYTVEGLSC from the coding sequence ATGGCGAGGACGATGCTTTCCTGTTTTTCTCGCCTGAACTACATAAAGCCCCTTTTGATCTTGAACGAAAGGTTCTCCTTTGCCCTTGACCCTACCGAACGGCAAAACCAGTACATCGTGCACAATGGCGAAGGAGAAAGTGTACTGTTTGAGCTTTGCGGAAACAAACTCGTTGTACTCATTGCTCCAGAGACGCAGGGGATATCCGCGCGTCTTGCCTTAAAGGTGACTCAAGCCGGCGGTATAATTTTGGGATCAGCCCCAGGTGCCGTAGAGGCAGCGTCGGACAAGGCTCGCCTTCTTGAACTGCTTGCCGACAAAGGAGTGCCGTGTTCGCCTTTTGCCGTAGCCTACGACCAAACCACGATAAAAGAGGCGGCCCTGTCGTGGGGTTTTCCCCTTGTCGTCAAGCCCTCCTGCGGGACCGGAGGAGAGGGAAGCAATTTGCTTAACAACAAAATCGAACTTGATGAATTTTTAACGTCAAATAAAGCCGATCCAAGAGGTTTAATCATTCAGCCATTCATAAAAGGATTCCCAGCCAGCTTGTCCCTTTTGATAAGCCGAAGCGGGAAGGCACATCTCATCTCGGTAAACGAGCAAAAGATCGCCCTAACTGAAAGCGATGATGGCAAATCCGCAAGCTTTAGGTACATAGGAGGAAAAACTGGCCTTTCCGAAGAGGACTATGCTGCCTACGGAGGCACAAGTCTGGAATACCTTCAAGGGCTTAGCCAGACTGTCGTAGACGCGATACAAGGTCTTATGGGATATGTTGGAATTGACCTGATCATGACTACGAAGGGCTCCCAGGTGCTTGAGGTAAACCCGAGGATCACTACGCCTTTGGCCTTCCTGGGGAAGTTTGCAACTTGGAACATAGCCGAGGCATTGATGGAAGCCTGCCTCCTCGACAAGCTTCCATCAGATTCTGCTGTGCCGAAAATTGATTACACCGTGGAGGGTTTATCATGCTAA
- the pfp gene encoding diphosphate--fructose-6-phosphate 1-phosphotransferase, with protein sequence MNFKDNTLALICGGGPAPGINNVIASVTIEARNNGWDVLGICDGFSRLATANKRVIPLTIDMVSRIHTEGGSILRTSRFNPTKSEQTLKTVVENLVDLGVTHIVTIGGDDTAYAAYKLSEFARERLGLNIHFVHVPKTIDNDLPLPEGLPTFGFETARALGAELVMNLMEDAKTMGRWFLVVTMGRSSGHLALGIGKSASATLTVIPEEFEGDTICLKHVIDIMSGAIIKRLALEKDHGVIVAAEGLISKIPSQELAAIDSIEKDDYGHVRYAEINFSDVLKKQLNGELKKMGIPISVQNKEIGYEVRCAPPNPFDVEYTRNLGYGAFEFLAGGGTNAVITIQNNQLTPIPFDEIVDPTTGKMRIRLVDTNSLQYRIAKEYMIRLERGDFESEFLLNKMSRIANMTPQQFVEKYGYVAGL encoded by the coding sequence ATGAACTTTAAGGACAACACCTTGGCCCTCATATGCGGCGGAGGGCCCGCGCCGGGGATAAACAACGTAATAGCTTCCGTCACCATAGAGGCGCGAAACAACGGCTGGGACGTGCTTGGCATCTGCGACGGCTTTTCCCGTCTGGCAACGGCCAATAAAAGGGTCATCCCCCTTACCATAGACATGGTAAGCCGCATCCACACCGAGGGAGGAAGCATACTGCGCACGTCGCGCTTTAACCCCACAAAAAGCGAACAGACGCTAAAGACAGTGGTCGAAAACTTGGTCGACCTTGGCGTCACCCATATAGTCACCATCGGCGGGGACGATACGGCCTACGCTGCCTACAAGCTGTCTGAGTTTGCCAGGGAAAGGCTCGGCTTAAACATCCATTTCGTCCACGTCCCAAAGACCATAGATAACGACCTGCCTTTGCCCGAGGGGCTGCCCACCTTTGGCTTTGAGACGGCCAGGGCACTGGGTGCCGAGCTGGTGATGAACCTAATGGAGGATGCAAAGACCATGGGCCGCTGGTTTCTGGTCGTAACGATGGGACGTTCCAGCGGACATTTGGCCTTAGGCATAGGCAAAAGTGCCAGCGCCACGCTCACCGTAATACCAGAGGAGTTCGAGGGAGACACCATATGCCTTAAGCACGTCATCGATATAATGAGCGGCGCCATCATAAAAAGACTTGCCCTGGAAAAGGACCATGGCGTGATAGTGGCGGCCGAAGGGCTGATCTCCAAAATCCCCTCTCAGGAGCTGGCGGCCATAGATTCCATAGAAAAGGACGACTACGGGCACGTCCGCTATGCCGAGATCAACTTCTCCGACGTCTTAAAAAAGCAGCTTAACGGCGAGCTAAAGAAGATGGGCATCCCCATATCGGTCCAAAACAAGGAGATCGGATACGAAGTCAGATGCGCTCCCCCAAATCCCTTCGACGTGGAGTACACCCGAAACTTGGGTTACGGTGCCTTCGAGTTTCTGGCAGGCGGCGGCACCAATGCTGTGATCACCATACAAAACAACCAACTGACGCCCATACCCTTCGATGAAATAGTAGACCCCACCACGGGCAAGATGAGGATCAGGCTCGTGGATACAAATTCGCTGCAATACCGAATTGCCAAGGAATACATGATCCGCCTGGAAAGGGGCGACTTCGAATCGGAATTCCTCTTAAACAAGATGTCGCGCATCGCCAACATGACGCCGCAGCAGTTCGTGGAAAAATACGGATATGTGGCTGGGCTGTAA
- a CDS encoding endonuclease III domain-containing protein: MNAKVMAIYEALLKHYGPQGWWPVAGSYHPGDYGYPRNEEEAFEIIAGAVLTQNTAWTSVERALENLRRIEALNPCKILALSLDALKSAIRPAGFFNQKAIYLREVALLFAGLKGRTPSRKELMSVKGVGNETADSILLYAYKRPEFVIDAYTKRIATALGLAERGAGYMELKDLFESNLPRDVALYQEYHALLVEHAKRFYSGKARESSGASVDFLRDLSY; encoded by the coding sequence GTGAACGCAAAAGTAATGGCGATATACGAGGCCTTACTAAAGCATTACGGCCCGCAGGGATGGTGGCCAGTTGCGGGAAGTTACCATCCCGGAGATTACGGATATCCCAGAAACGAAGAGGAGGCCTTTGAGATCATCGCAGGGGCTGTGCTCACGCAAAATACGGCCTGGACGTCTGTTGAGAGGGCGCTTGAAAATTTGAGGCGCATCGAAGCGCTGAACCCTTGCAAAATCCTTGCTTTAAGCTTGGACGCGCTTAAATCGGCCATAAGGCCCGCAGGGTTTTTCAACCAGAAGGCGATTTATTTGAGGGAAGTCGCTCTCCTTTTTGCGGGATTGAAGGGAAGGACGCCATCCAGAAAGGAGCTTATGTCCGTCAAGGGCGTGGGAAACGAGACGGCTGATTCCATCTTGCTTTACGCCTACAAACGGCCGGAGTTCGTCATAGATGCCTACACGAAGCGCATTGCAACCGCCTTGGGCCTTGCCGAAAGAGGAGCAGGCTACATGGAGCTTAAAGATCTGTTTGAGTCAAACCTGCCCAGAGATGTCGCTCTTTATCAGGAATATCACGCCCTGTTGGTCGAGCATGCAAAGCGGTTTTACAGCGGCAAAGCTCGAGAGTCCTCAGGGGCATCTGTGGACTTTTTAAGGGATTTATCCTATTAG